The following proteins are encoded in a genomic region of Maribacter hydrothermalis:
- the galE gene encoding UDP-glucose 4-epimerase GalE produces the protein MKVLVTGGLGFIGSHTVVELQNKGFEVIIIDDCSNSDEKVLDGIKAISGKKPIFEKLDLKEKQKVEDFFQRHQDVAGVIHFAASKAVGESVEKPLLYYENNIGTLVYILKELCNKNKASFIFSSSCTVYGQADKMPITEDAPVKVAESPYGNTKQMGEEIIADTCKVTPSLNAIALRYFNPMGAHPSGEIGELPKGVPQNLVPFITQTGIGLRDELSVFGDDYPTPDGTCIRDYIYVVDLAKAHVVALERLLNGKNESNYEVFNVGTGTGSSVLEAIHSFEKVSGRKLNYKIVDRRPGDITSAYADTTKANKVLGWKAEYTLEEAMNYAWIWEQKIRD, from the coding sequence GATTTATTGGGTCTCATACAGTAGTGGAGCTTCAGAATAAGGGATTTGAAGTGATTATAATAGATGATTGCTCTAATTCTGATGAAAAAGTGCTGGATGGTATTAAGGCCATTTCAGGGAAAAAACCAATTTTCGAAAAATTAGATTTAAAGGAAAAGCAAAAGGTAGAGGATTTCTTTCAAAGACATCAAGATGTAGCGGGTGTTATTCATTTTGCAGCATCTAAGGCAGTAGGGGAAAGTGTTGAAAAACCATTATTATACTACGAGAACAACATTGGAACCTTAGTTTATATTTTAAAAGAACTTTGTAATAAAAATAAAGCAAGTTTTATTTTTAGTTCTTCTTGTACCGTTTATGGACAGGCAGATAAAATGCCAATTACGGAGGATGCCCCTGTGAAGGTAGCTGAATCACCATATGGTAATACAAAACAAATGGGTGAAGAGATAATAGCCGATACTTGCAAAGTAACTCCAAGTTTAAATGCGATTGCATTACGTTATTTTAACCCTATGGGTGCGCACCCAAGTGGAGAAATAGGTGAATTGCCAAAGGGTGTGCCTCAGAACTTAGTTCCATTTATTACCCAAACGGGTATAGGTTTACGAGATGAATTATCCGTTTTTGGTGATGACTATCCTACTCCAGATGGCACGTGTATTAGAGACTACATATATGTAGTAGATTTAGCTAAAGCACATGTGGTTGCTTTGGAACGTTTGCTTAACGGAAAAAATGAATCTAATTATGAGGTATTTAATGTAGGAACAGGTACAGGTAGTTCTGTATTAGAGGCGATTCATAGTTTTGAAAAAGTATCTGGCAGAAAATTAAATTATAAAATAGTTGATAGAAGACCTGGTGATATTACTAGTGCTTATGCGGATACTACGAAGGCTAATAAAGTGTTAGGCTGGAAAGCTGAATATACTTTGGAAGAAGCCATGAATTACGCTTGGATCTGGGAACAGAAAATACGTGACTGA